Within the Candidatus Eremiobacterota bacterium genome, the region GACGAGCTGTTGCTCGAGCGACGGCCACGCGGGAGTCCCGCCGCTGATCTCCGACTGACTCATTCGAAGTCTCCCTTCCCGCTCGGGTGCGAGGTAGCGGAGCGAGACGCGCGTCAGCGCGTCGTTCGGTCGTCGCTCTTGGAGCCGCGCACGACGTGGAGCGCAGCGGCTTTGAGCGCGCTCCAGAGCTCGACCGTGACGACGATGACAGGAAGCAGCAGCCACGGATGTTGCTCGAAGACGCCCATCAGCGGCCTCGCAGCCTGGGCCGTCGAGGAGACGGTCCGGTACGATCGGACATCGCCACACTCCTCACGCGAATTGGCGAGTTAATGAGGGGCAGCCTTGGTTTGGTAAGCGACGTTCAGACCCCTGCCTGGCTCGTCGGCTCCCGTCGCGTGGGGGGTGCCTGGGCTGACGGCTTCGGAGCGGGGTCCCGAGGCCGCGTGCCGGAAGCCCGCCCCGTGTCGATCGTGACGCCCGGACCACTCGGTCTGACGCTGGCGGAGACCGATGCTGCCGCGCTGCTGATTCGTGACGCCGTGCCGCCGACGCCGGCGTATCGCTGGCCGCTGCTGTGCGAGCGGCTCGGCGTCGACTTGACGCTGAAGCACGAGAACCATACGCCGCTCGGCGCGTTCAAAGTGCGCGGCGGGTTGACGTACGTCGCTGCGCTGCGCAAGCGCGCTCCGCACGTGACGCACCTGGTGTGCGCGACGCGCGGGAACCACGGTCAGAGCGTTGCGTTCGCGGCGTCGCGGGCCGGCTTGCGCGCCACGATCGTCGCGCCGGCCGGCAACTCGGCGGAGAAGAACGCGGCGATGCGCGCCCTCGGCGCTGAGCTCGTCGAGCACGGACGCGACTTCGACGAGGCGAAGGCGCATGCCGCACGTCTGCTCGCAACGGACGCGAGCGCCGAGTTCGTCCCGTCGTATCACCCGGATCTCGTGGTCGGCGTCGCGACGTACGCGCGCGAGCTGTTTGCCGCCGGAGAGTTCGACGTCGTCTACGTCCCGGTCGGCCTGGGCTCCGGCATCTCCGGCGTCATCGCGGTTCGCGACCTGCTCGGACTTCAAACGGAGATCGTCGGCGTCGTTTCCGAACGCTTCCCCGCGTACGCCCGCTCGTTTGCGCGCAGCGAACCGATCGAAACGGAATCAGCCGAGACGATCGCCGACGGAATCGCGGTTCGCGTCCCCGATCCCGTCGCGCTGGCGGTGATCCGGGCCGGCGCAGCGCGCATCGTAACCGTTTCGGAAGACGCGATACGGCAGGCGATGCGCTGGATATTCACCGACACGCACAACGTCGCGGAAGGAGCAGGCGCCGCGGCCGTTGCGGCGATTGCTTCCGAGCGCGAGCGACTGCACGGCAAGCGGGTGGCTGCAATTCTCTCGGGCGGCAACGTCGACGCGGAAGTATTCGCCGCGGTTCTCGCGTAGGAAGGCCGGATGATTCCGCGGCAGGTCGCCATTCTCTCGTTCGAGGGGCCGGACCGGTACGCGTCGATCGGCGGGCTCGCGACGCGCGTGACGCAGCTCGCGCGCGCGCTCGGCGCGGCGGGCCACGACGTGCAGCTGTTCTTCGCCGGCGATCCGCACGCGCCGGCGGTCGAGCCGAGCGATCCGGGCGTCACGCTGCGGCGCTGGTCGCAGTGGATCTCCGCGCAGCACCCGCGCAACGCGTACGACGGCGAGCCCGGCAAAGTCCACGACTGGGAAACCTCGCTTCCGCCGTGGATCGTCGACGAGATGGTCGCACCGGCCCAGGCGCGCGGCGAGCGCGTGCTCGTCATCTGCGAGGAGTGGCAGACGGCGAACGTCGCGATCGCGATCGACCGGCTCGCGCGCGAGCGCGGCGTGCGCGCGGCGCTGACCCTGATGTGGAACGCGAACAACACCTACGGGTTCGAGAAGACCCACTGGCCGACGCTCACGCGCGCGGCGGCGATCACCGCCGTCAGCAAGTACATGAAGTTCGAGCTCTCGCGCTGGAACGTGGCGGCGCTCGTCATCCCGAACGGAATCGATCCGGCGCTGCTCGACGGCGCCGATCCGGAGCAGACGAAGGCGCTGCGCGCCGCGTTCGGCGAGCAGCCGACGTGCGTCAAAGTCGGCCGCTTCGACCCGGACAAGAACTGGCTGCAGGCGATCGACGCGCTCGCCGACGTGCGGGCGGCGGGGATCGATGCGCGCTTGATCGTGCGCGGCGGAAAGGAGCCGTACGGCAACGTCGTCTTCGGTCGCGCGCGCGAGCGCGGGCTCGCCGTCTGCCGGCTCGACTACGAAGGCTCGGACTGGCGCGAGCTCGCCCAGCGTCTCGCTGTCGTCGACACGCCGGTCGTGCACCTGCGCGCGTTCCTCGACGAAGCGACGCTCTACGCGCTCTACGCGGCCGCCGACGCGGTGCTCGCCAACAGCGGCAAGGAGCCGTTCGGCTTGGTCGGGCTCGAGGTCATGGCCGCCGGCGGGATCGCCGTCTGCGGCGCGACCGGCGAAGAGTACGCGGAGCCGTTCGTCAACGCAATCGTGTGCGACACCGCCGACGGCCGCGAGCTGGCGACGTATCTGCAAGCGCTCTTCTCCGACCCGCACCTCGCCGAAGAATTGCGCGCGCACGGCGCAGAGACGGCGGCCCGCTACACCTGGGAGCACGTCCTGGAGTCGCTGGGCCGCAAGATCGCGTACCTCGAAGCCGTCGCGCGATGAGCGTACCGGCCGCCGCGGCAGCGAGCTGATCGATGGACGTTCCGCGCGCGGACGGTCCGGTCGTGCTCGTCACCGGCGGCAGCCGCGGGATCGGCGCCGCGGTCGTGCGCGGCGCGGCCGCGGCCGGCTACGACGTCGCGCTCACGTTCGCCGAAGACCGCGCCGCCGCGGAGAGCGTCGCCGCCGGGATCGACGGCTCGGTACGGCGCTCGGTGCTGGTCCGCGCCGACGTCGCCCGCGAGGACGACGTGCTGGCCGCGTTCGCCGCGGTCGACGACGCGTTCGGGCGGCTCGACGCGCTGGTGGTGAACGCCGGGATCACCGGCCGCTTCACCCGCGTCGACGAGCTCGACGCCGCGACGCTCGAGCGCGTGCTCGCAGTCAACGTGCTGGGCGCGTTCCTGTGCGCGCGTGAGGCGGTGCGGCGGATGTCGACCGCGCGCGGCGGCTCGGGCGGCGCGATCGTCATCGTCTCCTCGCGCGCCGCCGGGCTGGGCTCGCCGAACGAGTACGTCCACTACGCCGCCTCCAAGGGCGCGGTCGACGCGCTCACCCGCGGGCTGGCGAAGGAGGTCGCGCGCGAGGGGATTCGGGTCAACGCGGTCGCGCCCGGCTTGATCGACACCGAGATCCACGCCCGCGGCGGGCGGCCCGAGCGGGTCGCGCAGATCGCGCCAACGGTCCCGCTGGGCCGCATCGGGACGCCGGACGAAGTGGCCGGCGCGGTGCTGTGGCTCCTCTCGCCCGCGGCGTCCTACGTCACCGGCGCGGTCCTCGACGTCTCGGGCGGGCGTTAAGCAAGCTGCCAGTCCCTCGGGCCGGCAAACGCCCTAGCGTTTTCTTTACACACTAGGACGTTAGACCTAGGTCACATCTGCGCAGACTGTGATGTGAACGGCTTGCGCCCGCCGTTCGTGAACGCATCGAGGGCGCGCACCAACGGTACGTCCGTTCGGCCTTCACAGAGGCCGACGGCGGGCTCGTGGAGAGCTCTCGGTTCGCCGGTTTCGGCGGCCGCCGTTTCCCGTCGGAGTTTCACGGATGAAAGGTCTCCTCTCGGTCGCGCTCGCCGGCATGTTCGCCCTCACCGCCTGTGGCGGTCCGCACGGCGCGTCGTCGGCGATCCCCGGCTCGGCGACGACCCAGCAGCACGTTCGCCATCCCCAGCTTACCGGCGGCCAGCCGCTGGACGTCCTCGGCGGCGCGCCGTCGCGTCTGTTCTCTCTGGCGCTGAACCTGTTCGACGCGCCGCTCAACGGTTTCGGCGACGTGAAGGTCAACGCCGGCATCCTCGGGGTCGACGCCATCGACGCCTCAGGCGATTCCTGGCAGCTCATCGCGAACGCCCAGCCGGCCGTCGTGAACCTGCTCGACCTTCAGGATCACCCGGCGAAGCTCGGAAGCGGAGACCTGCCCGCCGGGACCTATCCCGCGCTGCAGCTGCTGCTCGATCCGGCCACGACGAACGTGACGATCTTCGGCCGGACGTTCCCGGTGGTCTTCGTCGATCCCAACCATCCGTGGTGGGATCCCACCCAGACGGTCGAGGCGATCACCGTCCCGCTCGCCATCGCCGGGAACCCCGGCCAGTCGATCACCGCATCGCTCGACTTCAACGTCTTTCAGTCGGTGAACTTCGTGAACGGCGTGATCGAGGTGACGCCGACGGTCGCCGCGGGCATCGGCGACCCGGCGATCACCGGCAAGGTGGTGAACGCCGCCGGCAAGCCGGTCGCGAACGCGACGATCGTCGCCACCGGCGCCGACGGTGCCGTCGCGAACACCTCGGTGAGCGGCAGCGACGGATCGTTCCACCTGCACGCGCTCAACCCGGGCGGCTACACGATCAGCGTCGCCAACACGTTCAAGACCAACGCGGGTGCGACGGTAACGGCCTCGGGCGCCGACCCCGGAACGCCACCGACCCGATACGTCGTCATAGGACCGAACAGTCAGATCGATCTCGGCAAGCTGAACGACTAAAGGGTGCACACCATGCCGAACAAGACGGACGCCGCGTCCGTCGCCGAATCGCTCCGCGACGCGCGCGTCGCCCTGCGCTCGGCGCTCTACGACGCGACGCTAGAGCTCCTCGACGGCTGCGAAGACTGGCCGCAGGAGTTCGCCGAAGACGCGATCGTCATGAAGGCCGAGGTGATCGGCCGGCGTGACCCGGTCGCGGCGGTCACGTACCTCACCACCGTCGAGGACGTGCCGTGCTCGCCGGCCGGCCGCTTCAAGCTCGCGATCCAGTTCGGGAAGGCGTACGCGACGGTGCGCGCCTTCTCGCAAGCGGAGTCGCGGTACGCCGAGGCGCGCGCGCTGGAAGGCGCGCTCCCCGACGGCGCGCACACGATGGCGTATCACGACCTGCGGATGCGCTGGTTCCGCCGCGACTGCGACGTCACCGCGCCCGAGGTGCAGCTCGCGATCGCGCATCCCGATCCCAGCATCGCCTCGGCCGCCTACGCGTACCGCGCGTGGCTGCACGCGGGCGCCGAAAACTACGCCGCGCACGCCGCCGACTTGCGGCAGGCCGTCGCGTACGCGCTGATGCCGACGCCGGAGCCGGTCGACGTGCATACGCTTGCCACCTCCGTCCACGCCTTGGCGAGGGTCGCCTTCGAGACCGCCGACGGCGTCTCGATCGACGCGGCGCGCGCAGCGTTCGAGGCGCTGCCGTGGAGCCCTGACGTGCAGTTCTTCCGCTTCGACTCGCTGCGCGCGTTCGGTTGGGACGCGTTCATGCGCGGCCACGCCGGCGAAGCGCAGTGGGCGTTCAAAGACGCACGGATGATCGCGCCGAACACCGCTTGGCGCGTCATGACGCACCTCGACCGCACCTACGTCGCGCGGATGTCGGGCAACGAGTTCTGGGCGGCCGAAGAGCTGGCGCAAGCCGACGCGCTCGCGTACGACATCCGCTGGGGCAACTCGTTCGGCGAAGACCGCCAGGTGCTGGTGCAGCTCGCGGTGCTGCACGCGCCGACCGACGCGCCGCGCGCGCAGCGGTACGCCGCGATGTACTCGCAGCTCGGCACCGAGAACGTCGACCCGGCGCTCGCGCTGTATCAGGACCGCCGCCTCGTCGCGCACGCGAAGTACGCCGAGGGCCGCATCGAGCAGACGCTCGGGCGGCGGGAGCCGGCCGTCACGGCGTTGCTCAAGGCGTACTCGATCTACGAGTCCGCCTCGTTCCGCTACCGGGCGTCGGTGACGGCGTCGGCGCTGGCGGAGCTGACCGGCGAAGCGAAGTGGCGCGACGCGGGGATGCGGCACGCCGCCGCCTATCCGGATTGCCCGCTCGCGACGCACGCCGAAGAGGCGATCGCGCGCGAGGACGCGATGCCCGCACAGCTCTCGGCGCTGCAGCGGCAGATCGCGCGCGCGCTCTTGAGCGGCGCCGACGTCGCGGAGCTCTCGCGGCGGTTCAGCCGCAGCACGTTCACGATCGAACGCCAGATCGAAGCGGTGCAGGCCGCGTTCGGCGTCGCCTCGCGAGCGGCGTTCGTCCAGGAAGCGCGGAAGCGGCGACTGGCATGATCGCCATGGTGGTCGCGGCGGGTGTGGCGGCGACGGCGATCTGCGTAGTCGGGGTGCTTTTCGCACTGCTCCGCCGCGCTCGCAGCCGCGCAGCGGCGGCGCTCGCGGCGACCGCCGAAGCGGTCGAGAAGCGGCTCGACATTCTCGAGACGGTCGGCGACGGAATCTACATCGTCGACCGCGACCTGCGTCTCACGCTCGTCAACGAGGAAGCGGAACGGCTCCTGCGCGTCTGCGCCGGCGAGCTGGTCGGGCGCAAGCTCGAGCACGTCGTCGACCCGCTCGCCTCGGAGCTCGTGCCGGAGATCCGCGAAGCGCGCCGGACGGGGACCACCGTCGAACGGCTGCACGCGTTTCCCGCGACCGGGAAGTGGGTCGAGGTGCGCGTCCACGCGGCGGCGACCGAGACGCTGGTCTCGCTGCGCGACGTGACGGAACGAACGCGCGCCGAGCTGCGCCTGCGCGAGAACGAGCAGCGCTTGCGGCTCGTCACGCAGCACGTCGACGCGGTGCTCTGGACGACCGACCGCGGCGGGCGCTTCACCACCGTCTCCGGCGGCGCGCTGGAGCAGCTCGGGATCGCCGCGGACGAGCTGATCGCGCAGCCGCTGAACGCGCTGGTCGGCGGCGACGTCCTGGGCGGCGTGCTGGCCGGAACGCCGGCCCGCGTCGAGAGCGAGCGCGCGGAGCGCTGGCTGCGCCATCACGTGGAGCCGCTCATCGACGCGGAGCGCAACGTCGTCGGTTCGGTCGGCGTCTCGATCGACGTCACCGAGCTGAAGCGCGCGCAAGAGCGCTTCTTCGACGCGGCACACCGCGACCGTCTGACTGGCTTGCCGAACCGGCTTTCGCTCGAGCAGCGCTTGGCCGACACGGTCGCCGCGGCGACGCGCGACGCGCGCTGCTTCGCGGTGCTCTTTCTTGACCTCGACCGTTTCAAGACGATCAACGACACGCTGGGCCACAGCACCGGCGACGACGTCCTGCGCGAGGTCGCGCAGCGCTTGCAGAACGCGGTGCGCAGCGGCGACGTCGTCGTGCGGCCGGGCGGCGACGAGTTCATCATCCTGCTGCCGCGCATTCACGAGCCCGACGAGATCCAGCTCGTCTCGCAGCGCCTGCTGCGCTCGCTGGCGGCGCCGGTGAGCGTGCGCGGCCGCGAGCTGCACGTCACGGCGAGCATCGGCGCGGCGGCGTTCCCGGAACACGGCAGCGACGGGGAGTCGCTGGTCGCTCACGCGGACGCCGCGATGTACCGTGCCAAAGGGATGGGCGGCAACCGCTACGCGATGTACGACCTGTCGATGAAGTCGGCCGCGGTCGACCGGCTCGCGCTCGAGAACGAGCTGCGCGGCGCGCTCGGGCGCGGCGAGCTCGAGTTGCGCTATCAGCCGATCGTCTCGCTCACCACCCGCGAGCTGATCGGCGCCGAAGCGCTGGTGCGCTGGCGCCATCCCGAGCGCGGCACGATCCTGCCGCAGGTCTTCATCGGGATCGCCGAGGAGTCGGGCTCGATCGTCGCGATCGACCGCTGGGTCCTGCGCGAGGCGTGCGAGACGGCGGCGCGGATGCGCCGCGTGATCCCCGACTTCCGCATCGCGATCAACGTCTCGTCGCGCGACTTGCGCGAGCCCGATCTTCCCGAGCTGGTCGCTCGCGTGCTCGACGACTACGCGCTGCCGCCGAACGCGCTCACCCTGGAGATCACCGAAAGCATC harbors:
- a CDS encoding glycosyltransferase family 4 protein, which translates into the protein MIPRQVAILSFEGPDRYASIGGLATRVTQLARALGAAGHDVQLFFAGDPHAPAVEPSDPGVTLRRWSQWISAQHPRNAYDGEPGKVHDWETSLPPWIVDEMVAPAQARGERVLVICEEWQTANVAIAIDRLARERGVRAALTLMWNANNTYGFEKTHWPTLTRAAAITAVSKYMKFELSRWNVAALVIPNGIDPALLDGADPEQTKALRAAFGEQPTCVKVGRFDPDKNWLQAIDALADVRAAGIDARLIVRGGKEPYGNVVFGRARERGLAVCRLDYEGSDWRELAQRLAVVDTPVVHLRAFLDEATLYALYAAADAVLANSGKEPFGLVGLEVMAAGGIAVCGATGEEYAEPFVNAIVCDTADGRELATYLQALFSDPHLAEELRAHGAETAARYTWEHVLESLGRKIAYLEAVAR
- a CDS encoding carboxypeptidase regulatory-like domain-containing protein translates to MKGLLSVALAGMFALTACGGPHGASSAIPGSATTQQHVRHPQLTGGQPLDVLGGAPSRLFSLALNLFDAPLNGFGDVKVNAGILGVDAIDASGDSWQLIANAQPAVVNLLDLQDHPAKLGSGDLPAGTYPALQLLLDPATTNVTIFGRTFPVVFVDPNHPWWDPTQTVEAITVPLAIAGNPGQSITASLDFNVFQSVNFVNGVIEVTPTVAAGIGDPAITGKVVNAAGKPVANATIVATGADGAVANTSVSGSDGSFHLHALNPGGYTISVANTFKTNAGATVTASGADPGTPPTRYVVIGPNSQIDLGKLND
- a CDS encoding EAL domain-containing protein codes for the protein MIAMVVAAGVAATAICVVGVLFALLRRARSRAAAALAATAEAVEKRLDILETVGDGIYIVDRDLRLTLVNEEAERLLRVCAGELVGRKLEHVVDPLASELVPEIREARRTGTTVERLHAFPATGKWVEVRVHAAATETLVSLRDVTERTRAELRLRENEQRLRLVTQHVDAVLWTTDRGGRFTTVSGGALEQLGIAADELIAQPLNALVGGDVLGGVLAGTPARVESERAERWLRHHVEPLIDAERNVVGSVGVSIDVTELKRAQERFFDAAHRDRLTGLPNRLSLEQRLADTVAAATRDARCFAVLFLDLDRFKTINDTLGHSTGDDVLREVAQRLQNAVRSGDVVVRPGGDEFIILLPRIHEPDEIQLVSQRLLRSLAAPVSVRGRELHVTASIGAAAFPEHGSDGESLVAHADAAMYRAKGMGGNRYAMYDLSMKSAAVDRLALENELRGALGRGELELRYQPIVSLTTRELIGAEALVRWRHPERGTILPQVFIGIAEESGSIVAIDRWVLREACETAARMRRVIPDFRIAINVSSRDLREPDLPELVARVLDDYALPPNALTLEITESISLDDSVLPVLRKLYALGVDVAMDDFGIGYSSLSYLKRLPITVLKVDRSFVRDIATDPYDEAIVTSIVAIANALGMRVIAEGLEDEAQVQRVAALGCTGGQGFRFGKAEPVAALLQYAARPNVPRLALA
- a CDS encoding threonine dehydratase is translated as MRGSLGLVSDVQTPAWLVGSRRVGGAWADGFGAGSRGRVPEARPVSIVTPGPLGLTLAETDAAALLIRDAVPPTPAYRWPLLCERLGVDLTLKHENHTPLGAFKVRGGLTYVAALRKRAPHVTHLVCATRGNHGQSVAFAASRAGLRATIVAPAGNSAEKNAAMRALGAELVEHGRDFDEAKAHAARLLATDASAEFVPSYHPDLVVGVATYARELFAAGEFDVVYVPVGLGSGISGVIAVRDLLGLQTEIVGVVSERFPAYARSFARSEPIETESAETIADGIAVRVPDPVALAVIRAGAARIVTVSEDAIRQAMRWIFTDTHNVAEGAGAAAVAAIASERERLHGKRVAAILSGGNVDAEVFAAVLA
- a CDS encoding SDR family oxidoreductase; its protein translation is MDVPRADGPVVLVTGGSRGIGAAVVRGAAAAGYDVALTFAEDRAAAESVAAGIDGSVRRSVLVRADVAREDDVLAAFAAVDDAFGRLDALVVNAGITGRFTRVDELDAATLERVLAVNVLGAFLCAREAVRRMSTARGGSGGAIVIVSSRAAGLGSPNEYVHYAASKGAVDALTRGLAKEVAREGIRVNAVAPGLIDTEIHARGGRPERVAQIAPTVPLGRIGTPDEVAGAVLWLLSPAASYVTGAVLDVSGGR